The following coding sequences are from one Stigmatopora nigra isolate UIUO_SnigA chromosome 12, RoL_Snig_1.1, whole genome shotgun sequence window:
- the fam149b1 gene encoding protein FAM149B1 isoform X1 — MISRYNRRPVAHKLEIRGLSRSSLDQHPLPEEADQQDRGSLDDLDEAGNIHNNSAASGASSPANCPTVISVESSRPWSGIHSSTGTGVSTERSSVFSWGYDEFDKAASRRVQQMFEEIDKELYEGKGSGCELLPSLQDECQQWATRFPHLRILGTQLMCPNDEGYQWYVSSGTVISDSPSTSQRFIENDDNAMLNVLGRSAALLKSNSTDLNGPLTTSSDSRPKVIEAEGDMEEYLAFDSISLEDKEDPTYPVPCPRRRCMPPISPYRCRRQAVLDHLFDDVWQQLVELMSELVHRQWQHQTSFDERPSSNLSLAPPNSFTSVSLLPDTLPKLGPSRPLPQPPLVPNLPFQKSKHKSRRKPQKQKRPVSQAGKVSVGNTRHNLNDLIVIHSIPLQQKNLATLDRTNEPEQGPLRPGSGTAPTSKHRPRRFLEQSSSSLSRPPQSARRRNLAPRTLQPLVPNPSQSSMPRSMDEVIRGTRLPTASDRLMSPLFALSRNMLLPPIGAVETDSSLSRQLSKAAKRQKGSSSRAHSALNDEVVASIPRDRLYPLDVFSRPNTTHTYRSDTPYRRSFTVLDNIGQQRRHGRTSVATEDSLGIGVTGVSMGIGSSSFLESSSHPPLGRWPIRDEETDIQITHPAQLMPVSNPTRSHGRGNISYRSSRTGL, encoded by the exons ATGATTTCACGTTACAACAGACGACCTGTAGCGCACAAACTAGAAAT CCGCGGCCTGTCTCGCAGTAGCCTAGACCAGCACCCTCTGCCAGAGGAAGCGGACCAACAAGATCGGGGGTCCCTCGATGACTTGGATGAGGCTGGGAACATCCACAACAA ttctgCGGCATCCGGCGCTTCGAGCCCCGCCAACTGTCCTACTGTGATTTCCGTGGAATCAAGCCGGCCGTGGTCGGGTATTCACAGCTCCACAGGCACAGGCGTGTCCACAGAGAGGAGTTCTGTCTTCTCCTGGGGCTACGAT GAGTTCGATAAAGCGGCTTCGCGCCGAGTGCAACAAATGTTTGAGGAAATTGACAAAGAGCTGTACGAGGGAAAAGGCAGCGGTTGCGAGCTCCTGCCCAGTCTGCAGGACGAGTGTCAACAGTGGGCCACGCGTTTCCCTCATCTCCG GATTCTGGGAACTCAGTTGATGTGTCCTAACGATGAGGGCTATCAGTGGTACGTGAGCTCAGGGACGGTCATCAGCGACAGCCCATCAACATCCCAGCGGTTCATCGAGAATGATGACAATGCAAT GTTGAACGTATTGGGTCGCAGTGCTGCACTTCTCAAGTCCAACTCAACAGACCTTAATGGACCTTTGACCACCTCAAGTGACTCCAGACCAAAAGTAATCGAAGCTGAGGGGGACATGGAGGAGTACCTGGCCTTTGACAGCATCAGCCT GGAGGATAAAGAAGATCCGACTTACCCGGTGCCATGCCCTAGACGTCGCTGCATGCCTCCCATCTCACCCTACAGATGTCGACGTCAGGCTGTGCTCGACCATTTATTCGACGACGTCTGGCAGCAGTTGGTGGAACTCATGAGCGAACTGGTCCACCGCCAGTGGCAACATCAAACCTCCT TTGACGAAAGGCCTTCCTCCAACTTGAGTCTAGCACCCCCTAATTCCTTCACGTCGGTGTCCTTGCTTCCAGACACGTTGCCCAAACTGGGGCCGAGCCGCCCTCTGCCCCAGCCTCCTCTTGTGCCCAACTTACCCTTTCAG AAGTCCAAGCACAAGTCTCGACGGAAGCCCCAAAAGCAGAAAAGGCCAGTCAGT CAGGCCGGAAAAGTTTCGGTGGGAAACACCCGGCACAATTTGAACGACCTCATCGTGATCCACAGCATCCCACTCCAACAGAAGAATCTGGCAACGCTGGATAGAACTAA CGAGCCAGAGCAAGGACCCCTCAGACCGGGCTCAGGCACGGCACCCACGAGCAAGCACCGCCCTCGCCGCTTCTTGGAGCAGAGCTCGTCGTCCCTGAGTCGCCCGCCTCAGTCGGCCCGGCGCAGAAACCTGGCACCCCGCACGCTCCAGCCTCTCGTTCCCAACCCGAGTCAATCTAGCATGCCCAGATCAATGGACGAGGTCATCCGAGGTACACGACT ACCCACAGCCAGCGACCGCCTGATGTCTCCCTTGTTTGCCCTGAGCCGGAATATGCTCCTGCCTCCCATCGGTGCCGTGGAAACAGACTCGTCCTTGTCGAGACAGCTGTCCAAAGCTGCTAAG CGGCAGAAGGGCTCATCCAGCCGAGCACACAGTGCCCTAAATGACGAAGTCGTGGCTTCCATCCCGAGGGATCGCCTTTACCCTCTGGATGTTTTCTCTCGCCCCAACACGACGCACACTTACAGA TCAGACACTCCTTATCGGCGATCCTTCACCGTGCTGGACAACATTGGACAACAGAGGAGGCACGGCAGGACCTCGGTAGCAACAG AAGATTCACTTGGCATCGGTGTGACCGGCGTTAGCATGGGCATCGGTAGCTCGTCTTTCCTAGAATCGTCTTCCCACCCTCCACTGGGGCGCTGGCCAATCAGGGACGAGGAGACAGACATTCAAATCACACATCCAG CACAATTGATGCCCGTGTCCAACCCAACCCGGTCTCACGGCCGTGGAAACATCTCATACAGGTCCAGCAGAACGGGACTGTAG
- the fam149b1 gene encoding protein FAM149B1 isoform X3 yields the protein MISRYNRRPVAHKLEIRGLSRSSLDQHPLPEEADQQDRGSLDDLDEAGNIHNNSAASGASSPANCPTVISVESSRPWSGIHSSTGTGVSTERSSVFSWGYDEFDKAASRRVQQMFEEIDKELYEGKGSGCELLPSLQDECQQWATRFPHLRILGTQLMCPNDEGYQWYVSSGTVISDSPSTSQRFIENDDNAMLNVLGRSAALLKSNSTDLNGPLTTSSDSRPKVIEAEGDMEEYLAFDSISLEDKEDPTYPVPCPRRRCMPPISPYRCRRQAVLDHLFDDVWQQLVELMSELVHRQWQHQTSFDERPSSNLSLAPPNSFTSVSLLPDTLPKLGPSRPLPQPPLVPNLPFQKSKHKSRRKPQKQKRPVSQAGKVSVGNTRHNLNDLIVIHSIPLQQKNLATLDRTNEPEQGPLRPGSGTAPTSKHRPRRFLEQSSSSLSRPPQSARRRNLAPRTLQPLVPNPSQSSMPRSMDEVIRGTRLPTASDRLMSPLFALSRNMLLPPIGAVETDSSLSRQLSKAAKRQKGSSSRAHSALNDEVVASIPRDRLYPLDVFSRPNTTHTYRSDTPYRRSFTVLDNIGQQRRHGRTSVATDSLGIGVTGVSMGIGSSSFLESSSHPPLGRWPIRDEETDIQITHPAQLMPVSNPTRSHGRGNISYRSSRTGL from the exons ATGATTTCACGTTACAACAGACGACCTGTAGCGCACAAACTAGAAAT CCGCGGCCTGTCTCGCAGTAGCCTAGACCAGCACCCTCTGCCAGAGGAAGCGGACCAACAAGATCGGGGGTCCCTCGATGACTTGGATGAGGCTGGGAACATCCACAACAA ttctgCGGCATCCGGCGCTTCGAGCCCCGCCAACTGTCCTACTGTGATTTCCGTGGAATCAAGCCGGCCGTGGTCGGGTATTCACAGCTCCACAGGCACAGGCGTGTCCACAGAGAGGAGTTCTGTCTTCTCCTGGGGCTACGAT GAGTTCGATAAAGCGGCTTCGCGCCGAGTGCAACAAATGTTTGAGGAAATTGACAAAGAGCTGTACGAGGGAAAAGGCAGCGGTTGCGAGCTCCTGCCCAGTCTGCAGGACGAGTGTCAACAGTGGGCCACGCGTTTCCCTCATCTCCG GATTCTGGGAACTCAGTTGATGTGTCCTAACGATGAGGGCTATCAGTGGTACGTGAGCTCAGGGACGGTCATCAGCGACAGCCCATCAACATCCCAGCGGTTCATCGAGAATGATGACAATGCAAT GTTGAACGTATTGGGTCGCAGTGCTGCACTTCTCAAGTCCAACTCAACAGACCTTAATGGACCTTTGACCACCTCAAGTGACTCCAGACCAAAAGTAATCGAAGCTGAGGGGGACATGGAGGAGTACCTGGCCTTTGACAGCATCAGCCT GGAGGATAAAGAAGATCCGACTTACCCGGTGCCATGCCCTAGACGTCGCTGCATGCCTCCCATCTCACCCTACAGATGTCGACGTCAGGCTGTGCTCGACCATTTATTCGACGACGTCTGGCAGCAGTTGGTGGAACTCATGAGCGAACTGGTCCACCGCCAGTGGCAACATCAAACCTCCT TTGACGAAAGGCCTTCCTCCAACTTGAGTCTAGCACCCCCTAATTCCTTCACGTCGGTGTCCTTGCTTCCAGACACGTTGCCCAAACTGGGGCCGAGCCGCCCTCTGCCCCAGCCTCCTCTTGTGCCCAACTTACCCTTTCAG AAGTCCAAGCACAAGTCTCGACGGAAGCCCCAAAAGCAGAAAAGGCCAGTCAGT CAGGCCGGAAAAGTTTCGGTGGGAAACACCCGGCACAATTTGAACGACCTCATCGTGATCCACAGCATCCCACTCCAACAGAAGAATCTGGCAACGCTGGATAGAACTAA CGAGCCAGAGCAAGGACCCCTCAGACCGGGCTCAGGCACGGCACCCACGAGCAAGCACCGCCCTCGCCGCTTCTTGGAGCAGAGCTCGTCGTCCCTGAGTCGCCCGCCTCAGTCGGCCCGGCGCAGAAACCTGGCACCCCGCACGCTCCAGCCTCTCGTTCCCAACCCGAGTCAATCTAGCATGCCCAGATCAATGGACGAGGTCATCCGAGGTACACGACT ACCCACAGCCAGCGACCGCCTGATGTCTCCCTTGTTTGCCCTGAGCCGGAATATGCTCCTGCCTCCCATCGGTGCCGTGGAAACAGACTCGTCCTTGTCGAGACAGCTGTCCAAAGCTGCTAAG CGGCAGAAGGGCTCATCCAGCCGAGCACACAGTGCCCTAAATGACGAAGTCGTGGCTTCCATCCCGAGGGATCGCCTTTACCCTCTGGATGTTTTCTCTCGCCCCAACACGACGCACACTTACAGA TCAGACACTCCTTATCGGCGATCCTTCACCGTGCTGGACAACATTGGACAACAGAGGAGGCACGGCAGGACCTCGGTAGCAACAG ATTCACTTGGCATCGGTGTGACCGGCGTTAGCATGGGCATCGGTAGCTCGTCTTTCCTAGAATCGTCTTCCCACCCTCCACTGGGGCGCTGGCCAATCAGGGACGAGGAGACAGACATTCAAATCACACATCCAG CACAATTGATGCCCGTGTCCAACCCAACCCGGTCTCACGGCCGTGGAAACATCTCATACAGGTCCAGCAGAACGGGACTGTAG
- the fam149b1 gene encoding protein FAM149B1 isoform X2, with amino-acid sequence MISRYNRRPVAHKLEIRGLSRSSLDQHPLPEEADQQDRGSLDDLDEAGNIHNNSAASGASSPANCPTVISVESSRPWSGIHSSTGTGVSTERSSVFSWGYDEFDKAASRRVQQMFEEIDKELYEGKGSGCELLPSLQDECQQWATRFPHLRILGTQLMCPNDEGYQWYVSSGTVISDSPSTSQRFIENDDNAMLNVLGRSAALLKSNSTDLNGPLTTSSDSRPKVIEAEGDMEEYLAFDSISLEDKEDPTYPVPCPRRRCMPPISPYRCRRQAVLDHLFDDVWQQLVELMSELVHRQWQHQTSFDERPSSNLSLAPPNSFTSVSLLPDTLPKLGPSRPLPQPPLVPNLPFQKSKHKSRRKPQKQKRPVSAGKVSVGNTRHNLNDLIVIHSIPLQQKNLATLDRTNEPEQGPLRPGSGTAPTSKHRPRRFLEQSSSSLSRPPQSARRRNLAPRTLQPLVPNPSQSSMPRSMDEVIRGTRLPTASDRLMSPLFALSRNMLLPPIGAVETDSSLSRQLSKAAKRQKGSSSRAHSALNDEVVASIPRDRLYPLDVFSRPNTTHTYRSDTPYRRSFTVLDNIGQQRRHGRTSVATEDSLGIGVTGVSMGIGSSSFLESSSHPPLGRWPIRDEETDIQITHPAQLMPVSNPTRSHGRGNISYRSSRTGL; translated from the exons ATGATTTCACGTTACAACAGACGACCTGTAGCGCACAAACTAGAAAT CCGCGGCCTGTCTCGCAGTAGCCTAGACCAGCACCCTCTGCCAGAGGAAGCGGACCAACAAGATCGGGGGTCCCTCGATGACTTGGATGAGGCTGGGAACATCCACAACAA ttctgCGGCATCCGGCGCTTCGAGCCCCGCCAACTGTCCTACTGTGATTTCCGTGGAATCAAGCCGGCCGTGGTCGGGTATTCACAGCTCCACAGGCACAGGCGTGTCCACAGAGAGGAGTTCTGTCTTCTCCTGGGGCTACGAT GAGTTCGATAAAGCGGCTTCGCGCCGAGTGCAACAAATGTTTGAGGAAATTGACAAAGAGCTGTACGAGGGAAAAGGCAGCGGTTGCGAGCTCCTGCCCAGTCTGCAGGACGAGTGTCAACAGTGGGCCACGCGTTTCCCTCATCTCCG GATTCTGGGAACTCAGTTGATGTGTCCTAACGATGAGGGCTATCAGTGGTACGTGAGCTCAGGGACGGTCATCAGCGACAGCCCATCAACATCCCAGCGGTTCATCGAGAATGATGACAATGCAAT GTTGAACGTATTGGGTCGCAGTGCTGCACTTCTCAAGTCCAACTCAACAGACCTTAATGGACCTTTGACCACCTCAAGTGACTCCAGACCAAAAGTAATCGAAGCTGAGGGGGACATGGAGGAGTACCTGGCCTTTGACAGCATCAGCCT GGAGGATAAAGAAGATCCGACTTACCCGGTGCCATGCCCTAGACGTCGCTGCATGCCTCCCATCTCACCCTACAGATGTCGACGTCAGGCTGTGCTCGACCATTTATTCGACGACGTCTGGCAGCAGTTGGTGGAACTCATGAGCGAACTGGTCCACCGCCAGTGGCAACATCAAACCTCCT TTGACGAAAGGCCTTCCTCCAACTTGAGTCTAGCACCCCCTAATTCCTTCACGTCGGTGTCCTTGCTTCCAGACACGTTGCCCAAACTGGGGCCGAGCCGCCCTCTGCCCCAGCCTCCTCTTGTGCCCAACTTACCCTTTCAG AAGTCCAAGCACAAGTCTCGACGGAAGCCCCAAAAGCAGAAAAGGCCAGTCAGT GCCGGAAAAGTTTCGGTGGGAAACACCCGGCACAATTTGAACGACCTCATCGTGATCCACAGCATCCCACTCCAACAGAAGAATCTGGCAACGCTGGATAGAACTAA CGAGCCAGAGCAAGGACCCCTCAGACCGGGCTCAGGCACGGCACCCACGAGCAAGCACCGCCCTCGCCGCTTCTTGGAGCAGAGCTCGTCGTCCCTGAGTCGCCCGCCTCAGTCGGCCCGGCGCAGAAACCTGGCACCCCGCACGCTCCAGCCTCTCGTTCCCAACCCGAGTCAATCTAGCATGCCCAGATCAATGGACGAGGTCATCCGAGGTACACGACT ACCCACAGCCAGCGACCGCCTGATGTCTCCCTTGTTTGCCCTGAGCCGGAATATGCTCCTGCCTCCCATCGGTGCCGTGGAAACAGACTCGTCCTTGTCGAGACAGCTGTCCAAAGCTGCTAAG CGGCAGAAGGGCTCATCCAGCCGAGCACACAGTGCCCTAAATGACGAAGTCGTGGCTTCCATCCCGAGGGATCGCCTTTACCCTCTGGATGTTTTCTCTCGCCCCAACACGACGCACACTTACAGA TCAGACACTCCTTATCGGCGATCCTTCACCGTGCTGGACAACATTGGACAACAGAGGAGGCACGGCAGGACCTCGGTAGCAACAG AAGATTCACTTGGCATCGGTGTGACCGGCGTTAGCATGGGCATCGGTAGCTCGTCTTTCCTAGAATCGTCTTCCCACCCTCCACTGGGGCGCTGGCCAATCAGGGACGAGGAGACAGACATTCAAATCACACATCCAG CACAATTGATGCCCGTGTCCAACCCAACCCGGTCTCACGGCCGTGGAAACATCTCATACAGGTCCAGCAGAACGGGACTGTAG
- the fam149b1 gene encoding protein FAM149B1 isoform X4, which translates to MISRYNRRPVAHKLEIRGLSRSSLDQHPLPEEADQQDRGSLDDLDEAGNIHNNSAASGASSPANCPTVISVESSRPWSGIHSSTGTGVSTERSSVFSWGYDEFDKAASRRVQQMFEEIDKELYEGKGSGCELLPSLQDECQQWATRFPHLRILGTQLMCPNDEGYQWYVSSGTVISDSPSTSQRFIENDDNAMLNVLGRSAALLKSNSTDLNGPLTTSSDSRPKVIEAEGDMEEYLAFDSISLEDKEDPTYPVPCPRRRCMPPISPYRCRRQAVLDHLFDDVWQQLVELMSELVHRQWQHQTSFDERPSSNLSLAPPNSFTSVSLLPDTLPKLGPSRPLPQPPLVPNLPFQKSKHKSRRKPQKQKRPVSAGKVSVGNTRHNLNDLIVIHSIPLQQKNLATLDRTNEPEQGPLRPGSGTAPTSKHRPRRFLEQSSSSLSRPPQSARRRNLAPRTLQPLVPNPSQSSMPRSMDEVIRGTRLPTASDRLMSPLFALSRNMLLPPIGAVETDSSLSRQLSKAAKRQKGSSSRAHSALNDEVVASIPRDRLYPLDVFSRPNTTHTYRSDTPYRRSFTVLDNIGQQRRHGRTSVATDSLGIGVTGVSMGIGSSSFLESSSHPPLGRWPIRDEETDIQITHPAQLMPVSNPTRSHGRGNISYRSSRTGL; encoded by the exons ATGATTTCACGTTACAACAGACGACCTGTAGCGCACAAACTAGAAAT CCGCGGCCTGTCTCGCAGTAGCCTAGACCAGCACCCTCTGCCAGAGGAAGCGGACCAACAAGATCGGGGGTCCCTCGATGACTTGGATGAGGCTGGGAACATCCACAACAA ttctgCGGCATCCGGCGCTTCGAGCCCCGCCAACTGTCCTACTGTGATTTCCGTGGAATCAAGCCGGCCGTGGTCGGGTATTCACAGCTCCACAGGCACAGGCGTGTCCACAGAGAGGAGTTCTGTCTTCTCCTGGGGCTACGAT GAGTTCGATAAAGCGGCTTCGCGCCGAGTGCAACAAATGTTTGAGGAAATTGACAAAGAGCTGTACGAGGGAAAAGGCAGCGGTTGCGAGCTCCTGCCCAGTCTGCAGGACGAGTGTCAACAGTGGGCCACGCGTTTCCCTCATCTCCG GATTCTGGGAACTCAGTTGATGTGTCCTAACGATGAGGGCTATCAGTGGTACGTGAGCTCAGGGACGGTCATCAGCGACAGCCCATCAACATCCCAGCGGTTCATCGAGAATGATGACAATGCAAT GTTGAACGTATTGGGTCGCAGTGCTGCACTTCTCAAGTCCAACTCAACAGACCTTAATGGACCTTTGACCACCTCAAGTGACTCCAGACCAAAAGTAATCGAAGCTGAGGGGGACATGGAGGAGTACCTGGCCTTTGACAGCATCAGCCT GGAGGATAAAGAAGATCCGACTTACCCGGTGCCATGCCCTAGACGTCGCTGCATGCCTCCCATCTCACCCTACAGATGTCGACGTCAGGCTGTGCTCGACCATTTATTCGACGACGTCTGGCAGCAGTTGGTGGAACTCATGAGCGAACTGGTCCACCGCCAGTGGCAACATCAAACCTCCT TTGACGAAAGGCCTTCCTCCAACTTGAGTCTAGCACCCCCTAATTCCTTCACGTCGGTGTCCTTGCTTCCAGACACGTTGCCCAAACTGGGGCCGAGCCGCCCTCTGCCCCAGCCTCCTCTTGTGCCCAACTTACCCTTTCAG AAGTCCAAGCACAAGTCTCGACGGAAGCCCCAAAAGCAGAAAAGGCCAGTCAGT GCCGGAAAAGTTTCGGTGGGAAACACCCGGCACAATTTGAACGACCTCATCGTGATCCACAGCATCCCACTCCAACAGAAGAATCTGGCAACGCTGGATAGAACTAA CGAGCCAGAGCAAGGACCCCTCAGACCGGGCTCAGGCACGGCACCCACGAGCAAGCACCGCCCTCGCCGCTTCTTGGAGCAGAGCTCGTCGTCCCTGAGTCGCCCGCCTCAGTCGGCCCGGCGCAGAAACCTGGCACCCCGCACGCTCCAGCCTCTCGTTCCCAACCCGAGTCAATCTAGCATGCCCAGATCAATGGACGAGGTCATCCGAGGTACACGACT ACCCACAGCCAGCGACCGCCTGATGTCTCCCTTGTTTGCCCTGAGCCGGAATATGCTCCTGCCTCCCATCGGTGCCGTGGAAACAGACTCGTCCTTGTCGAGACAGCTGTCCAAAGCTGCTAAG CGGCAGAAGGGCTCATCCAGCCGAGCACACAGTGCCCTAAATGACGAAGTCGTGGCTTCCATCCCGAGGGATCGCCTTTACCCTCTGGATGTTTTCTCTCGCCCCAACACGACGCACACTTACAGA TCAGACACTCCTTATCGGCGATCCTTCACCGTGCTGGACAACATTGGACAACAGAGGAGGCACGGCAGGACCTCGGTAGCAACAG ATTCACTTGGCATCGGTGTGACCGGCGTTAGCATGGGCATCGGTAGCTCGTCTTTCCTAGAATCGTCTTCCCACCCTCCACTGGGGCGCTGGCCAATCAGGGACGAGGAGACAGACATTCAAATCACACATCCAG CACAATTGATGCCCGTGTCCAACCCAACCCGGTCTCACGGCCGTGGAAACATCTCATACAGGTCCAGCAGAACGGGACTGTAG
- the dnajc9 gene encoding dnaJ homolog subfamily C member 9 has protein sequence MGLLDRCQALFKTESLYEVLGINKEANEAEIRRSYYKASLKVHPDRAPDDPQATEKFQVLSKLYTILSDKEQRAVYDEQGLIDEESDALSENCCWEDCWRKLFPKITVQDILDFEKTYKGSDEERNDLLRLYTQHGGDMDAILASLLCGSQDDEPRLADIIREAIKDGEVDEFPAFAQESNKKKRARRKRADREREEAEEMQKEMGLNQDDDSLAMMIKQKHASREKNFNSFLSDLEAKYAKKGGKSSKRGKK, from the exons ATGGGTTTACTCGACCGATGTCAGGCGCTGTTCAAAACGGAGAGTTTGTACGAGGTGCTGGGCATCAACAAGGAGGCGAATGAAGCAGAGATCCGTCGTAGCTATTACAAAGCATCGCTAAAGGTCCATCCGGATCGGGCCCCTGATGACCCCCAGGCGACTGAGAAATTTCAG GTGCTGAGTAAGTTGTACACCATTCTGAGCGACAAGGAACAGCGAGCCGTCTACGATGAGCAGGGCCTGATTGATGAGGAGTCCGATGCCTTGAGTGAAAACTGCTGTTGGGAGGATTGCTGGAGGAAGCTCTTTCCAAAG ATTACAGTGCAAGACATCCTCGACTTTGAGAAAACATACAAAGGATCCGATGAAGAAAGGAATGACTTACTCAGACTATACACACAGCATGGAGGAGACATGGACGCCATCTTGGCTTCGTTGTTATGCGGCTCGCAGGATGACGAACCCAGGCTGGCGGACATCATCCGGGAGGCCATTAAGGATGGGGAAGTGGATGAATTCCCCGCCTTTGCGCAGGAGAGCAACAAGAAGAAGAGAGCTAGGAGGAAGAGG GCGGATAGAGAGCGAGAAGAAGCAGAGGAGATGCAGAAGGAAATGGGGCTCAATCAGGATGATGACAGCCTCGCCATGATGATCAAG caaaaacatgcatccaGGGAGAAGAATTTCAATAGTTTCTTGTCTGACTTGGAAGCCAAGTATGCCAAAAAAGGTGGTAAATCCTCAAAAAGAGGAAAGAAGTAG
- the ndnfl gene encoding protein NDNF, whose translation MKNSEKMAVASPYRSLATILALLWIASPTKSHLSSAPENEVTLGPGAWLSEGKITTVTIPKGRTRRMYFTLKKTPALSLTVSPCDSSIEWSLAARILKDKPLKTQQWTSKKSVPEMWWRGPGTEEKIHTFSGSTPDTYSGPGSPMASVYILRLSSKKQDGRVTLYLRQGSGPSDFFPLIPSDRKVHTLGVGMTSVSLSWAPSISVTGTTRDKYDYCVLVNSERNLPSLCAAQKSARQERDQNREKMEKKRRRTAWPILKEWWWEQWEMDLEEQSQPPDQGLQCVCEGSENVCTVSELLPDTRYYFDVFVRDRVNGTGAAYEGTLARTHGEARPVVTALKEGELRWVALSEGGTASGQFFSFRPRGSGGSGLLTAQSCGGGVRVKVTVSGKGRVLTTKTVGKDLVQIWLQGSPSYRIHLEREDNSLASLPGGLQASLKMQTSSAYHRRGVPSLPSTLQVKSFNRLRGCDSVTLAWMGTEERSLYCVYRRKQGSRQDEDALGANCLGPESRSDTERVLCKYFQELNPKRAVTTAVIENLEPGTAYVFDVYLMRRWGIPIKYASKVVKTRKEC comes from the exons ATGAAAAACAGTGAAAAAATGGCGGTGGCATCGCCATACCGGTCCCTCGCCACCATTTTGGCGCTACTCTGGATCGCCTCGCCAACTAAGTCTCACTTGAGCTCGGCGCCTGAGAACGAGGTGACTCTCGGGCCTGGCGCTTGGTTGTCGGAAGGCAAAATCACTACCGTGACGATTCCGAAAGGACGTACTCGCAG AATGTACTTCACGTTGAAGAAGACGCCGGCTTTGTCGTTGACCGTCAGCCCATGTGACTCCTCCATCGAGTGGAGTCTTGCTGCCCGGATTTTGAAGGACAAACCCCTAAAGACTCAGCAGT GGACCTCCAAAAAGAGCGTCCCCGAAATGTGGTGGCGGGGTCCTGGTACCGAAGAAAAGATACACACATTCTCCGGCAGCACCCCGGACACCTACAGCGGTCCTGGGTCCCCCATGGCGTCCGTCTACATCCTGAGACTGAGCTCCAAGAAGCAAGACGGCAGAGTGACATTGTACCTCCGCCAAGGCTCGGGTCCCTCAGACTTCTTCCCGCTAATCCCATCTGACCGTAAAGTGCATACTTTGGGGGTGGGCATGACCAGCGTTAGCCTCAGCTGGGCTCCAAGCATCTCTGTAACCGGAACAACCCGGGACAAGTACGACTACTGTGTCCTGGTCAACTCGGAACGCAATCTTCCCAGTCTTTGCGCCGCCCAAAAGAGCGCTAGACAAGAGCGGGATCAGAACCGGGAGAAaatggagaagaagaggaggaggacggcgTGGCCTATCCTGAAGGAATGGTGGTGGGAACAGTGGGAGATGGACTTGGAGGAACAGAGTCAACCTCCGGACCAAGGTCTCCAATGCGTCTGTGAGGGGTCGGAGAATGTCTGCACCGTTTCCGAGCTTCTACCCGACACTCGCTACTACTTTGACGTCTTTGTGAGGGACCGGGTCAACGGTACCGGCGCCGCCTATGAGGGGACGCTAGCCCGAACCCATGGGGAAGCCCGTCCTGTTGTCACCGCCTTGAAGGAAGGGGAACTGAGATGGGTAGCCTTAAGCGAAGGGGGTACGGCCTCGGGGCAGTTCTTTAGCTTCAGACCTCGCGGTTCTGGGGGCAGTGGTCTCCTCACCGCACAGAGCTGTGGAGGGGGGGTCCGGGTTAAGGTTACCGTCTCCGGGAAAGGGCGTGTTCTGACCACCAAGACAGTGGGGAAGGATTTGGTTCAGATTTGGCTCCAGGGAAGCCCTTCGTATCGTATCCACTTGGAGAGGGAAGATAACTCCCTGGCGTCTTTACCTGGAGGTCTGCAAGCGTCTTTGAAAATGCAGACCTCCTCTGCCTACCATCGGCGGGGTGTCCCATCCCTACCGTCTACCTTACAAGTCAAATCCTTCAATCGCCTACGGGGGTGCGATAGCGTCACTCTAGCATGGATGGGCACCGAGGAGAGAAGCCTCTACTGTGTGTATCGGAGAAAACAAGGGAGTCGACAAGATGAGGACGCCCTGGGGGCGAACTGCCTGGGACCGGAATCCCGTTCGGATACCGAGAGAGTTCTCTGCAAGTACTTCCAGGAGTTGAACCCCAAGCGAGCCGTCACCACGGCCGTGATCGAGAACCTGGAACCGGGAACCGCTTATGTGTTTGATGTCTATTTAATGAGACGTTGGGGGATACCGATCAAGTACGCCAGTAAGGTAGTCAAAACGAGGAAGGAGTGTTGA